Sequence from the Ooceraea biroi isolate clonal line C1 chromosome 5, Obir_v5.4, whole genome shotgun sequence genome:
TGATTCACCGCGTACACCGCGGACAAACCAGTTTAATTTGAGATCCGGTGAATCCGCTGATTGAAACGTACGGACACGATTAGCGTCACGAATCGGACTCTGATTAACACGGGGAAAACAATCGGCAGGAATCCCGACGGTGCGAATTCCGATGGACTCATCGCGCAGTCGCATAATCACTCTTTCGTGTCTTTcgtgttaataaaataaatatccgcTAAAAAGTGGACGCGACGTTATTCGAGCGGCTggttaaaaattttgtattttttgtaaaGAGACAGATTCCAAACTAGTGAAATGGCACGGGAATTCCTGCGATATTCGCAGCGATAGCACGGCATTTTTGATCAAGGGGAACGTACTCAGGTCCGCTTAAAAATCAACGTTTCCGTACGCGTCTCAGATCGCCAACATTTATGCCTTCGAAGACGAAGTCTGTGAAACGGTATCTAAAAATGAAGAGCAGCTTCAAGGATCGAGATATACTCGAGAAAGCGTTGCAAGATTTGCGGTTCTTATCTATCGTGAAGGTGAACGGTCAAGTCAACCTGAGGTGAAAATGCGCGAAGCTAAAACGCTGATGAGATTAGCGGAGGTGTATTTGTGGTGCAAATTATTGCGCAAAAGTCCGCGGTCGTTCTCCAAGCTTTAACGAGCATGGGATTGCGGTTGCGACCtgttttttcgaattttttcgcGTATCGATTTCGGTCGCCTGTTACCTGAAGGCATGAAGGCCATCGCGATTGCGCGAAAAGAAATTCCTCCAAGAACGTTACTGCCAAAAATTGGTAATACGTGGGAGATCCCCTGAGGATCGACTGTCGTTATTCTCTCTCGGAAGAATATAAAGATAGAGaaccattaataattattataaccaaaACTAAAGATAGAAAACCGTTTacaaatttttcgaaattgtaATCACACATTTTCCTGTGATGTGACATTTCATATGCTACCATGTTTAATTACACATTGAATGTTCCAGCCAACTGAGATATTTTCTCATTCAAACGGCAAAAAACTTTGATATGCTGATTGGATTTTtcgaatttcaggaaaaatcAAAGCAAGTAGCGGCAAGATCGCTGCGTGATTCGAAATTGGGCCGTTAACCTTGTCTGACCGGCGCGGGTTTTAACGGCCGTTAACGTTGAAAACGTAAACCGGTATTATCCATACTCGCCATGAACTACCTCGTTGTTTTTTTTGTTCACCACTTTCTTGCACAATATATCGTGAGATTTACTATAAGATTGTGCGTCGAAGGACTTATCGAGATGCCATGCAAATTTCGCGGTGGATACTAACGAGAAATACAACTCCCTGGGAACGCAGAACTGACGCAAACAGTTATCAGGagccattaaaaaaaatgcaaataattaataatccgtCGGAGATAGAAATGGCGAAATTATGCCATCTCGTATGATTCGCGATTTCAATcgaatatttatgcatatctattctaaatattctattatcgccactatattttatttgcacgCAAGATATTCCGAGACCATGTAATCAGTATAAAAATCACTCCGACAAGTAATACAGAATGATTAATCGCTAATTTCTTTGAGGAAACTTCCGGCCCGCCTCGACTACAACAACTCTACCTAACGACGAAGGATAAATCGCCTGATCATCCAAATAAATCACGTCGGGAGGAAACAAAATCATTCTACCGGCAGAAACTGCAATCAGCTTGCGTAACGCTTCGAGGCCCCGTATTTGAGTTCTTGAGACAACTAATAACGGCGTGACACACACGGGTACTCGTTGTTCCGTTCAGGAGACTTCCGGTCGATGAACGAGAACGGGGGTCGCGACTCGAGCAATACCGGTGGTCGTCGCAATTCTTTTGCTCGCAAAGAATATCCTGACGCGCGATCACGAGCGAAGGAGAGGCGCGACAAGATGCGATAGACGTGCCGTAACCAGGCGTGAGAGGAGCTGCTCGGGATGAACGAGACGAGCGGATTATGCAAGCGCTGCCTCGGCGGAGCAAGCCGGTCAATGCCAAGGTGTTCTGCTAGCGAGGTGTGCGCTGGCTCTTCCCCGTCGTGTCAATCTCGTCATGGCGCAGATTTCTTCTGCCGGGGATTCACCTCGAGCGGCGTGCGCGGTAAATCGTCATTCGACGCGAACGCTACGTGACTCGGTGAACTCAGGATCAAATACCTTTATCGCGACGGCGATTAATTTCCCGCGCGTGGGTGAGAATTCTAATTTACTAAACATGTAAATCATAATTTCTGATAAACTGTTGATAAGTCATTAACCGGCACAGACACACTTGATATTGAACCGTGTTAGAGCAACACGTATTGAATGAGCTTATCGATGTTTTTCCACGAGTTTCTATTCAAGAAAGCGCGATTGGTACCACGTCGCCGGCGTATTATAAGAGTTAATTTCGTCTTCGACACACTCACGTAACGTGTGGccaataagaaaaaaaggtaTGAGGAGATAATGGAAATATGAAATGCACACGTCGGAGTTGCTTAACGAACGTAGGAAAGTATGGACACTGTACATTTAGCGAGGAATGGAGCAACAATGTTTCTCCGGCGACGTGCTAATTTAATTCACTTGTGTAGCCCGTGGCAATGCATTAATATATGACATCAAGTGCAGCGATCGAGTGTCTAGGTAACACAGACAACCGGACTTATCTCTCGCATCTGAAAGCGATAGAGATAATAATTCCCTTTAAGCCGAGACACCTCGCGCATTTAGCGTTCCAGCTTTCTCCTGTTTTATCAGTCTTACGCAAACACGTAGGTTCACAAGAAGTATATGACAAATGATTCGAaaacaattaatgaaattgcCGTGTAACACGGTAGCCGACCTTCTTGGCACCAGAAAATGAGGAACGGTCGCCGATTATCGActtaaggattattgaataaaGAAGCGCTAGTTTCATCGGGCAAAAGGCGCGTCGTGCAGGACACCGTTTAGAGTCAATTATCGATTTCCTGTGCGCAAAGGTGTGCCCGACCGGTTTCGCGTATGTATTCCCGCGTGTACATTTCTACGTGCGGTTGTAAAATCGTTATGCGAGCGACGCGCCGAAAGTCACTCGGCGGCGTCGGGGAATTAATGCCGCTGCTCAGCGAGCACAACGCGAAACAAAAAGGAAAGTAGTTGAAAGCGTAAATTCAATTGGATAACGGTAGATCCGCAGCTGCTTACGTGGAGTCCGCGTATGCAAGCGGCCTCCTCGCGTTACGATACACTTGGCGGAGGCGGGCGCGTTCCATGAATAATtacagtaatatatatttcccaTAATAACGTTTTTACagtataaaaattacacaataTTCCGGTAACAGCGAAATCAAATATTTGCTGGATGAAACGGCACTGTAGCGCGCGCGAGTCATACGTTATTGTGATCGATACTTCGAGCAACGGTATACTACGAGCGATCTAAAGAAGAATAATCGGGCGATATCCGTTCGCGATGAATCAACGTGGAGGCTGTTTTGCAAAGATCTCGTTCTGCCACCCCGGCCACCTTTCACTCTCGCGGAACTAGTGCGATGGCTCAATGCCGTTTTATCGGTAACCGTGGGACGCCTTCTCGATGGTCCGCATCCAAGGTCGACTTCCGTCAAGACCGCGAGATACTAATAAGCATGCAGATTTTTTTCGTGGGAACCTTCTTCTGCAAACGAACGTACGTTTCATGCATAATGCCGCATGGTTATTAGACATATCAATCGACGGATTTGCAGTAGTAGATCTTAAAGTGATCAAGAGGAACATTTCCGTGAGGCGGGAGGAGAACGATTTTTCTCCGCGACGATTTTCCCGGACAGAGCCCGCCTCGCGTGAGAGCCGTGATTATTACGCCACGTCTATCACGGCTAAACTAGTTTCCGACTTTTTTTCCAATTTGGCGAGTGAGATCGATCGGAGCGATCCACTACCAGTCGCCACGGCCGCGGAGCGTTCTGATACCGAACGCGTATTGGAGCGCGAACAGAACGTTGCAGAGGCGACGTAACGGCACCTGCCAAGAGTCGTCTTGCATCACGCATCGAAAATCCTTCGGCTCTCGTCTTGCGGAACCGTCCACCTCCATTTCGGCGACACCGAGTCCACCCGTTTTGCAATATCGCTTCCACCAAGCCGCTTCTACGCGCCTTCCTTTGTGCGCGGCTTCGCGACTACGCGCGAACGAAATGCGCCGAGCGAAAGAACGCGGCGATTACGCGACTCCTCGCGACGCGAATAGCTCGGTCGTAACGGTTATTCCGGAATACCGAGCGTTAAAGCCGACAGTCAATTCAGCGATCGCAATTTCGGCAAACGACTCGGCGAACTGCCTATTCGGCGCGATTACGCGCCGTAGGCAAGAAGCATAGCTCGACAATTGTTGCGTGGACAATTCCTCAGAGCAGCATCTAGTATTTTACCGGCGCTGATTTATCAGGGTCCATTACCGCGCGTTCATTGCCGGTACAGAAAGGCTCCGTTACCGGATGGGATTAGGCAATCGGGCGCGGGAGATAACGCTCAGGTATACGCGAGTGCACGCGATTCCGTCGGATCCAGCTCTGTCACGTGAGTGTCGCCTGTGAGCGAATCGGACAGGTCGCTGATCACCGAGAAGTGAAAGGACATCAAGATAGTGCACGCGGTTCGATCGTGTTCGATCGCACGTCTTTCCGTAGTTACGTCGCCCACGTAAAAACGTCCGCGAGGAAACGGCCGCGCGTGAAACATCCTCCGGGTAACCGGCGGCTACGATAGCCGGAGAAGTAACGCCGATCACCAGAAAGCGGCCGATCTAACTACGATCATTAATTGACGATACGAATCGGCGAGACTTCCTCCTTTCCACCGCGTCCAGGCCGCGTCCAGTACGCTACCGCCTGGAAATGGCTCCACCTTCTCCGGCGAACGTCCTTGGGGGGCCCCCGGTACGCCAAGAGAGGGTGATGGAAAAGCCACCAGTCACGTGTACCATGCCGGTTCGTGCGGTCGCACCGCGGTTCCATCGAGATCCGACGCGTTTCTCCACTCGCACCCACCAATCAAAGTGCCGAAAAGTCATCGTCACTCGTCGGCGCGCGTGAAACCAACCAAGGAACGTTGATTCGCAAACGTGTCCGAGTGGAGGATCGCTTTGCGTGGTTCCTCCTCGTCGTTCCTTACTTTTGTGAGACGATGCGTGTCGCGCGAGAACAATCAGGGACCGATCTCGTTTGTGGGATGTGCTGAGACATCGATTTTTGATAGGGCGGAACGTTCGATTGTTCAATCGTGCAGTGTGGGCAGTGTCGGTTAAATGTCGAGAAATGAGTATGTTAAGTCGCAGGGCAAGCCGGTCGCGGTGAGTGCACGATGACGAAAGTGTCCGCGCGAGATCTGATTTATCAAAGTGCAACCGAGGACACAGGGACGATTCcataagagaaaagaaaaattgttcaGCAGTATCGTGCAATGTTCGAATCGTTTGGCCTCTGATTAATTGAAtgattctaattaattttgaacTTGAGTTTTGATTCGAGCCCAATGTTCAATGAGAGGATGGTTCTGATAAAGTAGAGGTagtagattataaaaataatcaacaaCGATCAAACAATCAGAGGTACattagatatattaaaatatctatgcGGAATACTCGAGGAATGAGTCACGCGGAGTTTCTCTCGAAACTTACGAGTGTTTAGGACGCATTGACGACTTCGGCCACGTACATCGAGTGTAATGTATTCATCGATTCCTGCCTCTTTTTTTATGCGAAGAAACGCTGCTGCGCCGTCCTCGCGTAACTCGCGCATAGATTAAGCACTTATTTGCACGGAGAAATCTAGCGCACTCACGTAAGGCGTATCGCGTCTTCGTCCTCGGCCACTGCTGGTTCTCGGAGGAAGCGCGTTATTGCGATACAATTACAGCAATTCAGCGACGTACCGGGAATCCTGATAAACGTTTGTCGTGCCGCTCCGGATGCACGAGGAAAGGTACATTCTTGATTCCGCGTTCATCAATCAAACGCAGTTTAGAGCTCGCGGAAAAATTGCAACTCACGGCTGAAGATATGAATCATAAAAAAGccgaaaattaattacgattaCGATTACGAAAATTAATACAAGTCATATCGATCACGATCTAGAATTAATTTCCAAACTTAGATATCGATGTACAaattaaatagcattttataaTTGCTACCATTAATCGTCCGCGGAGGCTTAGCCGAAATCGCATTTTCCTTGCATAATGCTATTTATATAACGACTTTCTATTTGTAGCAACTAAACTGGGCAGACGATATATCAGCATTGCGTAGGAGACGTATCGTCGCGGATCGCAAATGGATGGACGGGAGGAAGTTCGGAGTTTTATTAGAAGAGCGCGGAGAGATAGGCAAAGTGCGACGTCCGCGAGACTCTCGGAAGCTCGCTATCGTGTTGCTCGCGCTGGCGTTACTTCCGCAAACTTACACGACCGCGTTTGCAGTAAACCGCATACGACGTTAATGCATCGGTCGTGCCGAACGTAACACATGTACGCCCGCAGAAACCTACGCTCCACTCGCACCGGTTCGTTATTCAGTCACAAGTCATTACGAACGAGGCTGGCTCAGTACTCCGGTGACCCGTGAACGTTTGTCGACCGTTCACCGATCTGCTCGCCGGCGAAAGGCGTGGCAATCCCTCTCGATATTATCGCATTCTCGTATCGCGATTCGAATCGGTGAAATTGACCGAATTCCTCGAATGCGCGAGTAGAACCTCGAATTAGCCCTGGATGCATCCAGGGATACTCTTGAGCATTCCCGCCTGTTGAATTGCGATACATTAGGTGTTGAATCATTGGTCTTGATAAAGCTTGCTTAATTTACCATAAAACGTGTCTAGTCGTCACGATCGTATCCatcaaaaatgtttcaaagatTCTGCTTGTCATCGCCGATGTGGTTTGCAGATAATGCGGTAATGGGGATGAGAGAGCCATTAGCGACCGTACTTCTACGTTCCTGCAAGATTAAATTGCGGGACTACGCGGTGGTCTGGCTGGGACGCgcgtaaacacatgctttgcGCTCGTGACTTAGTACTTAATTAGCGCCGTTGCGTAATTAGATCCTTGACATACGCTAGAAATACGCGCGCTAAGTCTACCGACTATGAATGTAATTCCGGCCATTGTGGTCAGCAAACTGTTGTTCTGCGCAACGAGTCTCTCTCGTTGACCTATTAAACGCAAAAGTCGTTTCGAAGTCGAGTATGAGGAATGGAACGCGTTATTTAATTAGCTTATGGCTCGCATAATGAAACGCATTTCAAGGTGCACCCGCTGCACTCCCGTTATActctcgcgcgagaacgaGATTAAACAAAGCCTCCTCTCCCCGATCGCGCGGAACCAAAGTATCTTATCGTCTCCTGATCATATTAGAAAGATCTATCATGTGCACGCGAGTTATAGACAAGACAGGAGTTATAACGGTGCCTTCTATTTTCAGATGACGCATCTCGCATTGCTTTTGCGGAGGCTACCACTAGCTCTAGCAGTGATAGCGATATGCACGACGATAGCGGGATCGTCGTCGAGCCGCGAGAGGAGACACGTCGAGGAATCTAGTCATCGCTCGGGCAAGCAATACGCATCGGAAAGCTGGGGCAGCGGGAAACTGTCGACGACGAACAACGAGATCACCGCGGAACCCGGAAGAAAAGTATCTCACCGACTGGTCGGAGGTCACCTGAGACTCGACACGAAACCCCAAGACGATGGCGACTCGTTGTGGGATGACGGAATTCTCATGTCAGCGGCCGGTGACGGCAAGGAGGGGAAAAGCactcgcggcggcggcgacgacgaggacgagaagaAAACGCTCTCTCAGCAGGTCAAGGAGGGCAAGTACGGCCTCATACAGAACGAGATTTACGGCGATCGGCCGAAACGGCCTGGCATTATCAGCTACGCCGGCAATCCCGAAGTGCCAAAGGACACGATCGACAATCTGGGTGGTCTCGACGAGGACGAGATCTGGCTGGCCGAGAATCACGTGCTGGTGCTGAGGGGCGGGAAGTTTCCTGAACACGGAAGCGAGCAGGACGGTCAACGGCCGAGCGATAACGCGAGGTGGCCTCCCATCGACGATTACAAGGCGCCCAGACGACAGGTCAAGATCCCGGCGCGGCCGAAGATACCGCCGCCCTTTCCAGTACAACTCATGGAGGACGGACCGATACAGATCATTGGCCCAAATGGCACCACGGAGGACATCGGTAACGGCACGCTCGACTATAGCACCGATCCCTTTTACACGAAGGGATTACTACCGGGGGAGGGTCCGTTCTTTCCAATCGCGCCGAACGGCACGATACTCACCCCGGACTATGGCGTTCCCCCGCGAAACTTTACTATCGAGGAGAAGTCGCGCGGCAACAACGAGCACAAAGGACTAAGACCCGAATTCCGTCCACCCGAGGGCCCACCAGACGGTCCGCCGCCGTTTTATCACTCGATACCACCCGGCGCGGTGTTCgtgccaccaccgccaccgccgagCAATCTGTCAGACTACGACGAGGAGGATCAGTCAATTTACTATCCGCCGCCGTACAGCTTCCACTATCCGCGAGACAATACAACCGCCGTGCCACCGGGACCGCTAGTGCCCGGCATCATACTACCACCGCCGCCGGACTTCTTCTCCTCCCTGGACGAGAAGAAGACCACGAAGAAGTACACAAAGCGACCGACGACGACTACACCGAGACCGCGGCCGACTTACCTACCGCCGAGGAAACTCACGACCAAGCAGTACAAGAACCCATCCGACACACCGATTCCGACGATTAAGACAATCTCCACGTCGATCAGTATGAAGGTCTCTTTCGGTCGTACGACTAAGAACGCTACAGACAGTTTCACGTCTAAGGAGAAAACGCCCACTGTAGAGGTGACGACAGTGACGTCCAAGAAACCGCACACTCTCGAGAACACAGAGATATACACCATCAGCCCCGTGATCGGCAATCAAGTGTCCGAGGCGACGACCCAACACAAGGACTGGTCCACCCTGGTGACCAACAAGGTACCGGTTCTCGCGTATTATCCGTCGACCACGCCGTCATCGCTGGAACGACCGGTGGAAGTGACGCCGGCCTCCATAAAGAGCATCATCACTACCAGTCAACCCGGTGATGGTCGCTCAGGCAATCACGCGTCCTACTACTTTTACGAGGAATCGAGCGACGAAAATTCGGGTCGCACAGCGGACCCGTCAACCGTTTACCACGAGACCACTACCAAGTCGCCGTATTACAACGTTGAAACGTCGCGATCACAGCAAACttctgagaagaaaaagcaTTACTACAATGTCGAGACGGTCGCACCGGTCAAAACATCGAGTGACTATAAGATGAAGCTGATCGACAACATCGTCAAGAACTCGCATACGTTCCACTACACCGATGATGCGGGAGTAACGCCATCGAAACACACGGACAGTACTTTGCAAGACCAGAATCAGCCCATGCTGGCCGACGAAGCGCCCGTGTACTATCAGCCCGCGCGCCCGAACCATTCGTTGTACTACACAACCCCGAAGCCGCAGACGTACTACCGACAGAACACGAAACCTAAGCCAATCTATCAATACAGCTTCCAGGTAGCGGATTACTCGAAACGTGGCGGTGGCCGCGGGACATCGTATCACGAGGAACAACTGCAGCTGCGGCAGCAACAGCAAGATGTGTCATACGGTGAATCGTACCAAGATGTTCAATCCGGTACTCTCGGTACTCGGCAATATGCCTACGAGGATATCAGCTCGCCGCGAGGACATCAGCAACCACCGCCGTTGAAACGCATACCGTACAGTAAGGCGCAACATCGACCACTCGTTTATCCTACGAGTGCTACCACGAGATATCCAATCGCGGACACAACAACGGCGAATCCGCAGCACGCCTACTTCACGCAGCAGGACGAGAGACTACTGGACGACGTAACAAAGGAGTACTTCACGATTTTCGGCAAGAAACTGCCGGACACGAGGATACCGAGTACGACTCCGATTTATGGGAAATCGAGCAGTACTACGGAGAAACCCTTGAACACTTACGTGTCTACAAACATCTACAAGACTGGTCAGTCGGTGACCCACAAGGCACCCAACGTGAAGGTACGCTATGGCGATCAATCGCAACGACCGTATTCCCTGAAAGACGACACTTTGGTGAACTATCGAAGACCCTTGCCGCCGATTAATCCAGATAGCGAGTTCATCGAGGTGATCGAGCCGAAACCTCGGCCACACCAATCTCCCGCTTCGTTATCCGACTACGAGTTGCGGACGGAGAACTACCGATTGCGGAATCCGACTTCTCGTTACGCAGTGCATGGAACGGTACAGCCGACTGGGCACACGAACAATTTCGTACCAGTGGTTGGGTCGAGAGAAGAACTGGAGGATGTTGGGGAGCCCGTGTCGCTGCTGGACGACATCGAGGTCAACTATAGGGAGCCGCGTCCCGCCGTGAACCCCGACGCGGAATTCATCGATCCCGTCACCGTGCAGGACAATCATTCGGACAATCCGAACGCGTACTTCGCGTACCGGCTACCCGGAGACGTCGGCCACTTCTACTTCCTGACGCCGCAGGCGGTCACGCAACGGCAGGACGACGGTTACATCTATCCAAAGCCGCGGGGACCGAGATTACGGAGGCGGCGTCGAGGTGACGCCTGAAGCGCGACATGCGTTTCCGATTCGGCACCCGCACGATGCCATAATCTCGTGAATGTCGCCCGCGTACGCGCGACGATaacattaacatatttattgtaCTTGTAAATACGACTCGATTAAGTTAGATTAATTAGAGAGCCACGTTGTTTTACGAGAAACGACTAATTTATTACGCAACCCGATTCCCTCTTTCCTTACGATTTCCTAGGATGATATGGCTGTGCTATTATGTACCATGACTCGCGCACGTTATCTGTGATTAACGAACAGATTACATGTACGTTAGCTCGCGATTGATACGCGGTACTTGGTAAATCGTATTCAAAAATTCTGAAACGCTGTCACCCAATGGATAGTATTGTGCATTTCGAGTTCTTGACGCTAAGAGCAGTGATAAGTGACGAGCTAATATTTAATAGTAGCTAAAGAAATCAGATATTTATGTGAAATGTCACGCGTGAAATGCATATTCACTGACGCTAAAACGCGTAAAATTAGTTACATTATAGCAATTTACATGTTACTAAATCCATGAAGCTTtctgcattaaatatttttttaattggtgCAACTTTCCTATAGCGTGTTTTTCGTatgaaaatagatttaaataattcgcaGCGCATGTACGTGATTTAGTGTAATCTAATATAGCGATcagtttatacaatattatttacaaaattttatggaaattttcataatacagtttgccaattataattatgcataGCATGCTTTGAGTAATTAGAGAATTATTTTGAGCTCCTGCAAAACATTATGTTGAATCTGACTGGACACAGAATGCAAagcgtataatatataatttgtaatatacaCTGTTAGTTTCTCTACGTCTctcaaaaaatattgtataaacataattacaatataatattagaaaaattccAGATGTGCACGttagattattaatattaaaaacggTCGGCACTTTCCAACAAACTAGAAATAATCTTGTATCTTCTACAAAATTCGCGTACTTTAATATGACCAAAAAAAAGTAGCATTTTGTATCTAACACggtcattaatatttatcgagaAGTTTCCAAGAAACGAAATATAATCGTGCGCTGTTCGAAACATGACATAATCTTgccaatatttatattgaattGATCAAACAAATTCATACATCGATAACGCGAGATAGAGTGCGAAATTATCAAACGTACTACGTCCATTTCATCTTCAACAGAGATAGCGCGGCAATAAATGCAGCGTGAACGAGAAACGGGACTCACCGGTGTCGATTTCCTGCGTTTGCGCCGGATCCGGCAGCGGGTAGTCG
This genomic interval carries:
- the LOC105287024 gene encoding uncharacterized protein LOC105287024 isoform X1 → MSLYHGAKWKMTHLALLLRRLPLALAVIAICTTIAGSSSSRERRHVEESSHRSGKQYASESWGSGKLSTTNNEITAEPGRKVSHRLVGGHLRLDTKPQDDGDSLWDDGILMSAAGDGKEGKSTRGGGDDEDEKKTLSQQVKEGKYGLIQNEIYGDRPKRPGIISYAGNPEVPKDTIDNLGGLDEDEIWLAENHVLVLRGGKFPEHGSEQDGQRPSDNARWPPIDDYKAPRRQVKIPARPKIPPPFPVQLMEDGPIQIIGPNGTTEDIGNGTLDYSTDPFYTKGLLPGEGPFFPIAPNGTILTPDYGVPPRNFTIEEKSRGNNEHKGLRPEFRPPEGPPDGPPPFYHSIPPGAVFVPPPPPPSNLSDYDEEDQSIYYPPPYSFHYPRDNTTAVPPGPLVPGIILPPPPDFFSSLDEKKTTKKYTKRPTTTTPRPRPTYLPPRKLTTKQYKNPSDTPIPTIKTISTSISMKVSFGRTTKNATDSFTSKEKTPTVEVTTVTSKKPHTLENTEIYTISPVIGNQVSEATTQHKDWSTLVTNKVPVLAYYPSTTPSSLERPVEVTPASIKSIITTSQPGDGRSGNHASYYFYEESSDENSGRTADPSTVYHETTTKSPYYNVETSRSQQTSEKKKHYYNVETVAPVKTSSDYKMKLIDNIVKNSHTFHYTDDAGVTPSKHTDSTLQDQNQPMLADEAPVYYQPARPNHSLYYTTPKPQTYYRQNTKPKPIYQYSFQVADYSKRGGGRGTSYHEEQLQLRQQQQDVSYGESYQDVQSGTLGTRQYAYEDISSPRGHQQPPPLKRIPYSKAQHRPLVYPTSATTRYPIADTTTANPQHAYFTQQDERLLDDVTKEYFTIFGKKLPDTRIPSTTPIYGKSSSTTEKPLNTYVSTNIYKTGQSVTHKAPNVKVRYGDQSQRPYSLKDDTLVNYRRPLPPINPDSEFIEVIEPKPRPHQSPASLSDYELRTENYRLRNPTSRYAVHGTVQPTGHTNNFVPVVGSREELEDVGEPVSLLDDIEVNYREPRPAVNPDAEFIDPVTVQDNHSDNPNAYFAYRLPGDVGHFYFLTPQAVTQRQDDGYIYPKPRGPRLRRRRRGDA
- the LOC105287024 gene encoding uncharacterized protein LOC105287024 isoform X2, which codes for MTHLALLLRRLPLALAVIAICTTIAGSSSSRERRHVEESSHRSGKQYASESWGSGKLSTTNNEITAEPGRKVSHRLVGGHLRLDTKPQDDGDSLWDDGILMSAAGDGKEGKSTRGGGDDEDEKKTLSQQVKEGKYGLIQNEIYGDRPKRPGIISYAGNPEVPKDTIDNLGGLDEDEIWLAENHVLVLRGGKFPEHGSEQDGQRPSDNARWPPIDDYKAPRRQVKIPARPKIPPPFPVQLMEDGPIQIIGPNGTTEDIGNGTLDYSTDPFYTKGLLPGEGPFFPIAPNGTILTPDYGVPPRNFTIEEKSRGNNEHKGLRPEFRPPEGPPDGPPPFYHSIPPGAVFVPPPPPPSNLSDYDEEDQSIYYPPPYSFHYPRDNTTAVPPGPLVPGIILPPPPDFFSSLDEKKTTKKYTKRPTTTTPRPRPTYLPPRKLTTKQYKNPSDTPIPTIKTISTSISMKVSFGRTTKNATDSFTSKEKTPTVEVTTVTSKKPHTLENTEIYTISPVIGNQVSEATTQHKDWSTLVTNKVPVLAYYPSTTPSSLERPVEVTPASIKSIITTSQPGDGRSGNHASYYFYEESSDENSGRTADPSTVYHETTTKSPYYNVETSRSQQTSEKKKHYYNVETVAPVKTSSDYKMKLIDNIVKNSHTFHYTDDAGVTPSKHTDSTLQDQNQPMLADEAPVYYQPARPNHSLYYTTPKPQTYYRQNTKPKPIYQYSFQVADYSKRGGGRGTSYHEEQLQLRQQQQDVSYGESYQDVQSGTLGTRQYAYEDISSPRGHQQPPPLKRIPYSKAQHRPLVYPTSATTRYPIADTTTANPQHAYFTQQDERLLDDVTKEYFTIFGKKLPDTRIPSTTPIYGKSSSTTEKPLNTYVSTNIYKTGQSVTHKAPNVKVRYGDQSQRPYSLKDDTLVNYRRPLPPINPDSEFIEVIEPKPRPHQSPASLSDYELRTENYRLRNPTSRYAVHGTVQPTGHTNNFVPVVGSREELEDVGEPVSLLDDIEVNYREPRPAVNPDAEFIDPVTVQDNHSDNPNAYFAYRLPGDVGHFYFLTPQAVTQRQDDGYIYPKPRGPRLRRRRRGDA